A region from the Acidobacteriota bacterium genome encodes:
- a CDS encoding type I restriction-modification system subunit M, producing MALKKSQLYSSLWASCDELRGGMDASQYKDYVLTLLFMKYVSDKYAGKADGAIEVPAGGGFADMVALKGKKDIGEGIDKIISKLAEANGLKGVIDVASFNDDDKLGKGSEMVDRLSKLVGIFETLDFGANRAEGDDLLGDAYEYLMRHFATESGKSKGQFYTPAEVSRIMAKVVGIGPQTKPHDTIYDPTCGSGSLLLKAADEAPRGMSIYGQENDLATWALARMNMFLHGHATADLWKGNTLSAPYFKKKDGSLETFDFAVANPPFSAKSWSNGVNVSNDEFKRFEYGVPPTKNGDFAFLLHLIKSLKSTGKGAIILPHGVLFRGNKEADIRRNLIKQGYIKGIIGLPPNLFYGTGIPACIVVIDKENAHARTGIFMIDASKAFVKDGNKNRLRAQDIHKIVDVFNRQLEWPHYSRMVPVSEIASPTNDYNLNIPRYIDSSELEDLHDLDAHLHGGIPNRDVDALSIYWQVFPSLRAELFEAGDRAGYSRAKVETQKVKPTILRHPEFAAYSQKVAAIFDEWRNAHEVMLKKLREGAKPKLVILKLSEDLLQRFSPLPLLDNYDAYQRLMDYWTGVMQDDVYLIGSDGWVEAAKPRLAIDNKEKNIRETPDLTVERKKYKMDLIPPKLIVARYFAPQQAEVGQLELKREAADLALEEFVEENNGEEGLLEAGKTDKGTLTKASLSERLREIENDAESEEEKKVLTRCLQLMETEAVASKAVKESQAYLDASVLTQYAKLTDSEIRDLVVDDKWLAVLQGAMKDEIQRLTQALTDRVKELEERYIVTLSELENAISELSDRVKAHLKEMGQVVA from the coding sequence ATGGCTCTTAAGAAATCACAGCTTTACAGTTCACTCTGGGCTAGCTGCGACGAGTTGCGCGGCGGCATGGATGCTTCGCAGTATAAGGACTACGTCCTCACTCTGCTGTTCATGAAGTACGTCTCAGACAAGTACGCCGGTAAAGCCGACGGTGCCATTGAGGTTCCCGCGGGCGGGGGCTTCGCCGATATGGTGGCTCTGAAGGGAAAGAAGGACATCGGGGAGGGAATCGACAAGATCATCAGCAAGCTTGCGGAAGCTAACGGGCTGAAAGGCGTGATCGATGTAGCAAGCTTCAATGATGATGACAAGCTCGGCAAGGGTTCGGAGATGGTTGACCGCCTGTCCAAACTGGTTGGCATTTTCGAAACGCTCGATTTCGGCGCGAATCGAGCCGAAGGCGATGATCTGCTTGGCGACGCCTACGAATACCTCATGCGGCACTTCGCGACCGAATCGGGCAAGAGCAAAGGTCAGTTCTACACGCCAGCCGAGGTGTCGCGAATCATGGCGAAGGTCGTGGGTATCGGCCCCCAGACGAAGCCCCATGACACAATTTACGACCCGACTTGCGGCTCTGGTTCCTTGTTGTTGAAAGCTGCCGATGAAGCGCCTCGTGGAATGTCGATTTACGGCCAAGAAAACGATCTCGCTACTTGGGCTTTAGCGCGCATGAATATGTTCCTGCACGGCCACGCGACGGCAGACCTCTGGAAAGGCAACACCCTGTCTGCCCCATATTTTAAGAAGAAGGATGGGAGTCTGGAAACCTTCGACTTCGCAGTAGCAAATCCTCCGTTTTCGGCGAAATCCTGGTCGAACGGCGTAAATGTCTCGAACGACGAATTCAAACGGTTCGAGTATGGAGTACCCCCAACCAAGAATGGGGACTTCGCATTCCTGCTTCATCTAATCAAATCGCTGAAGAGCACCGGCAAGGGCGCAATCATCCTTCCTCACGGCGTTCTCTTTCGTGGCAATAAGGAAGCCGACATCCGCCGCAACTTGATCAAGCAGGGCTATATCAAGGGCATCATCGGACTGCCCCCGAACCTTTTTTACGGCACGGGCATTCCCGCCTGCATCGTCGTCATCGACAAGGAAAATGCTCACGCCCGCACCGGCATCTTCATGATCGATGCGAGCAAGGCGTTTGTGAAGGACGGCAACAAGAACCGCTTGCGAGCGCAGGACATTCACAAGATCGTCGATGTGTTCAACCGGCAGCTTGAGTGGCCTCACTATTCTCGTATGGTGCCGGTTTCGGAAATCGCAAGCCCTACTAATGATTACAACCTGAACATCCCGCGATACATCGATTCATCGGAGCTGGAAGACTTGCACGATCTGGACGCTCACCTGCACGGTGGAATTCCGAACCGCGATGTTGACGCGCTGAGTATTTACTGGCAAGTCTTCCCTTCATTGCGCGCGGAGCTTTTCGAAGCTGGTGACCGAGCAGGCTATAGCCGTGCCAAAGTAGAAACGCAGAAGGTCAAGCCGACCATCTTGAGGCACCCGGAGTTCGCGGCATATTCGCAGAAGGTCGCTGCGATCTTTGATGAGTGGCGAAATGCGCATGAGGTGATGCTCAAGAAGCTCAGGGAAGGCGCCAAGCCAAAGTTGGTCATTCTTAAATTGTCGGAAGATTTGTTACAGCGGTTCAGCCCGTTGCCACTGCTCGACAACTACGACGCTTACCAGCGGCTTATGGACTACTGGACTGGAGTCATGCAAGACGATGTTTACCTGATCGGCTCGGACGGCTGGGTTGAGGCTGCCAAGCCGCGACTTGCTATTGACAACAAAGAGAAGAACATCCGAGAGACACCCGATCTGACGGTCGAGCGCAAGAAGTACAAGATGGATCTAATTCCACCAAAGCTGATCGTCGCTCGCTATTTTGCGCCGCAACAAGCCGAGGTGGGTCAGCTGGAGCTAAAGCGTGAGGCCGCCGATCTCGCGCTGGAGGAGTTCGTAGAAGAGAACAATGGAGAGGAGGGTCTGCTCGAGGCCGGAAAAACCGACAAGGGCACATTGACGAAGGCCAGCCTCAGCGAACGGCTCAGGGAAATAGAGAACGACGCGGAAAGTGAAGAAGAGAAGAAAGTGCTTACTCGATGCCTTCAGTTGATGGAGACTGAGGCTGTCGCAAGCAAGGCGGTAAAAGAATCGCAGGCTTACCTCGACGCTTCAGTCCTCACCCAATATGCGAAACTCACCGACTCAGAGATCAGGGATCTAGTTGTTGACGACAAGTGGCTTGCGGTATTACAGGGCGCAATGAAGGATGAAATTCAACGCCTGACACAGGCTTTGACCGACCGTGTTAAAGAATTGGAGGAGCGCTATATCGTGACACTCTCTGAACTGGAGAACGCGATCAGCGAGCTGAGCGATAGGGTAAAAGCTCATCTGAAAGAAATGGGTCAGGTTGTCGCATGA
- a CDS encoding ATP-binding protein yields MVPKLKLLFFGPPGNGKTLCAEIIAAEMQLPLLYVRFDSLIGSYLGETASNLRRVFDYARAGVGVLFFDEFDAIGKHRDDRNDVGELKRVVNSFLQLLDNYDGRGPIVAATNYENLLDYALWRRFDDAVYFPQPNEKELEQYLTMRLGGFKLEGFNIRDAASWCLGCSFSTVNRVVTDSVKTMALAGEILITNGMFRDALERARAADLHRLERVSNPSVSS; encoded by the coding sequence TTGGTTCCCAAGCTCAAGCTCCTTTTTTTTGGTCCCCCAGGCAATGGAAAGACCCTCTGTGCTGAAATCATCGCTGCCGAGATGCAGCTACCGCTGCTCTACGTGCGCTTCGACAGCCTTATCGGGTCTTATTTGGGGGAAACGGCCTCTAATCTGAGGCGGGTCTTTGACTACGCGAGAGCTGGCGTCGGAGTTCTTTTCTTCGATGAGTTTGACGCCATAGGCAAACATCGTGATGATCGAAACGATGTAGGCGAGCTAAAAAGAGTAGTGAACAGTTTCCTGCAGCTACTGGATAACTATGATGGACGAGGCCCCATCGTTGCGGCAACGAACTACGAGAACCTACTAGACTACGCGCTTTGGCGACGTTTCGACGACGCTGTTTATTTTCCCCAGCCCAACGAAAAAGAATTAGAGCAATACCTCACAATGCGACTTGGCGGCTTCAAACTGGAAGGATTCAATATTCGTGATGCAGCCTCTTGGTGCTTAGGGTGTTCGTTCTCCACTGTCAATCGCGTCGTTACAGATTCCGTAAAGACCATGGCCCTCGCTGGTGAAATCCTCATAACGAATGGCATGTTCCGAGATGCCCTTGAGCGCGCTAGGGCAGCTGATCTCCATCGTCTTGAGAGAGTATCGAATCCTAGCGTTTCTTCATAA
- a CDS encoding restriction endonuclease subunit S: MSMVQALFETKPELLDGAIPIGYRQTELGIFPKEWEVKQCSRVSALITVGIVIRPTQYYVAQGVPAFRSANIRAGGLDSSHFVFISPEANALLSKSQVRAGDVLTVRTGYPGTSAVVPPAFSGCNCIDVLITRPSSSLDPDFLAAWINSSFGKDQVLRNQGGLAQKHFNVAQMRNLLVACPPLDEQRAIAAALLDVDRLIGALDKVIVKNRAIKLATMQQLLTGKTRLPGFSTGWRYAKLGQLGTTYGGLTGKTEADFGSGDALYIPFLNIMNNVVIEASYLAPVRVSETEGQHEVKKGDLFFNGSSETPEEVGMCAVLLNDLRRVYLNSFCFGFRLNEGSRENGLYLAYFFRSDEGRQLLYSLAQGATRYNLSKTSLLKLAFKIPSPEEQTAITRVLSDIDLEIAASEHRRDKITAIKQGMTQALLTGRIRLLSPKVNT, from the coding sequence ATGAGTATGGTGCAGGCGTTATTCGAGACAAAGCCCGAACTGTTGGACGGCGCGATTCCAATCGGTTACAGGCAGACTGAACTCGGAATCTTCCCAAAAGAATGGGAGGTAAAGCAATGCTCCCGAGTCTCCGCATTGATCACCGTCGGCATCGTCATTCGACCGACTCAGTATTACGTAGCACAGGGAGTTCCAGCATTTCGGTCAGCAAACATACGAGCTGGTGGACTGGACTCGTCCCATTTTGTGTTTATCTCACCAGAAGCAAACGCTCTGCTCTCCAAAAGTCAGGTGCGAGCCGGGGATGTCCTTACAGTGCGAACTGGCTATCCTGGTACGAGCGCCGTCGTCCCGCCTGCATTCTCGGGTTGTAATTGCATAGATGTTCTCATAACGCGACCGTCGAGCTCGCTCGACCCAGATTTCCTTGCCGCGTGGATCAACTCTTCGTTCGGTAAAGATCAAGTGCTTCGAAACCAAGGCGGCCTAGCCCAGAAACATTTCAACGTCGCCCAGATGCGCAATTTGCTCGTTGCGTGCCCCCCATTGGATGAGCAGCGCGCGATTGCGGCGGCGTTGTTAGATGTGGATCGGCTGATCGGCGCACTAGACAAGGTCATCGTCAAGAACCGCGCAATCAAGTTGGCCACCATGCAGCAACTTCTTACAGGCAAGACACGCCTGCCCGGATTCAGCACTGGATGGCGTTATGCAAAGCTCGGGCAGCTCGGAACTACCTACGGTGGACTTACTGGTAAGACCGAAGCGGATTTTGGCTCAGGAGATGCTCTGTACATTCCGTTCTTGAATATCATGAACAATGTGGTCATCGAAGCGTCTTATCTTGCACCGGTAAGAGTTTCAGAGACTGAAGGACAGCATGAAGTGAAAAAAGGTGATCTGTTCTTCAACGGATCGTCCGAAACGCCCGAGGAAGTGGGTATGTGCGCGGTGTTACTTAACGATCTCCGCAGAGTGTATCTCAACAGCTTCTGCTTCGGATTTCGGCTAAACGAAGGCTCCAGGGAAAACGGTCTCTATTTGGCGTATTTTTTTCGAAGCGACGAAGGTAGGCAATTGCTGTACTCACTCGCTCAAGGTGCTACGAGGTACAACCTCTCGAAGACGAGTCTTCTGAAATTGGCGTTCAAGATACCATCGCCCGAGGAGCAAACAGCGATCACGAGGGTGCTCTCCGATATTGACTTGGAGATCGCAGCTTCGGAGCATCGAAGAGACAAGATTACCGCCATCAAGCAAGGAATGACTCAAGCCCTCCTCACAGGACGAATTCGCCTCTTGAGCCCCAAGGTGAACACATGA
- a CDS encoding S8 family peptidase, producing MPPIPDKVQLVLKTATTASGKPLLEREEIPKGWRLEVIEQRRDGSLVMLSRDPNVQALDAAIEHFRLDDRTPTGRRKPGVRPVFNLEEVTPAQNIDKMGDELALTPLDPVARYFVDVEIAAGREAEEGQQRRDAFNNYLHQGGAQIVGNGPRIGNDYAVYRVQASGVLIADLLNSHPLVTFVDLPPVVEREGMELHDIPEPNLPNFQRPALGDPVVTVIDSGIIPQQPLIEPAVRDQRHRSFIGGTTLEGGRDGHGTAITSIVALGSLREALLRPRDPSKPVRVLLARLLDDQTSVPDTAVVHEIIPSITTYALEEHNSRVLNHSIASRAPYNKARMSVWAETLDDLTFDNGGNGFLFIVSSGNIDGQITPTLAQVAQWTINPGHPNYILEDRCRLRNPSQAISVITVGAYVPTAVANFHQAQAFGYRPVAQDSSPSPFTRSGFGFLNEIKPEVVEEGGNWYVDDGNRLVTTRPQYSDVAVANAFYATEGRLVRFATGTSYAAARVSHLCGRIAEQLPNASVDLIRALIVGSAMWPQRLNSVSETARVFGYGVPKEERALSPGAERCLIIIEDEIRIGHAQFFRIPFPTNLFEANPEIMLRVSVSLSYRPPVRKTNAKYRGTILEWSFSKRDETLQQFRQRCATKRSDEDDEPAEEQPIGDWNWTIGKRLRTRGTAQKDWFEATAADFAEELYLAVVGRRGWLSKEKQDEGFLQRYAVAISIEVIGAAIPIHEEIEARVRVQIRP from the coding sequence TTGCCACCAATCCCCGACAAGGTACAGCTCGTTCTTAAAACCGCCACAACAGCCTCTGGTAAGCCACTACTTGAACGCGAAGAAATCCCCAAGGGTTGGAGATTAGAAGTCATAGAGCAGCGACGCGACGGCTCTTTGGTCATGCTTTCTCGCGATCCTAACGTTCAAGCACTGGACGCCGCAATTGAACATTTCAGACTCGATGATCGCACACCAACCGGACGCCGCAAGCCGGGTGTGCGTCCTGTATTCAACTTGGAGGAAGTCACACCCGCGCAAAACATCGACAAGATGGGAGATGAGCTTGCGTTGACACCCCTTGACCCCGTCGCGAGGTATTTCGTGGACGTCGAAATCGCAGCGGGACGCGAAGCGGAAGAAGGACAACAGCGCCGCGATGCGTTCAATAACTATTTGCACCAAGGCGGAGCTCAAATAGTGGGAAACGGTCCTCGAATCGGGAATGATTATGCTGTGTACCGAGTACAAGCTTCTGGCGTTTTAATTGCGGACCTGTTGAATTCGCATCCGCTTGTCACCTTCGTCGATTTGCCGCCAGTTGTGGAACGAGAGGGGATGGAACTTCACGATATTCCTGAGCCGAACCTCCCCAATTTTCAACGTCCGGCCTTAGGCGACCCAGTAGTCACCGTTATCGACTCCGGAATAATTCCGCAGCAACCCCTAATTGAGCCTGCGGTTCGAGATCAGAGACACCGATCGTTTATCGGGGGTACGACGCTCGAAGGAGGTCGAGATGGGCACGGTACCGCAATAACAAGTATTGTTGCCCTGGGCTCGCTGCGAGAAGCCTTACTTCGGCCGCGCGATCCTAGTAAGCCAGTGCGTGTCCTCTTGGCTAGACTCCTCGATGACCAAACTTCAGTGCCAGACACTGCCGTCGTCCACGAGATCATACCCTCTATTACGACCTATGCCTTGGAGGAGCACAATTCGCGTGTCCTCAACCATTCCATCGCCAGTCGCGCCCCGTACAACAAAGCGAGGATGTCAGTTTGGGCCGAAACCCTCGATGATCTGACGTTCGACAATGGCGGGAACGGGTTTCTATTCATTGTGTCCAGTGGCAACATTGACGGCCAGATCACGCCAACGCTTGCTCAGGTCGCCCAGTGGACAATAAACCCGGGACATCCCAACTACATATTGGAAGACAGATGTCGTCTTAGAAATCCATCACAAGCGATAAGCGTGATCACGGTAGGCGCATACGTTCCCACCGCCGTCGCGAATTTCCATCAGGCGCAAGCTTTCGGCTACAGACCTGTAGCACAAGACAGTTCGCCATCCCCATTCACTCGGAGTGGTTTCGGGTTCCTTAACGAAATAAAACCTGAGGTGGTGGAAGAAGGTGGCAACTGGTATGTAGACGACGGGAACCGGCTGGTAACGACAAGACCGCAGTATAGCGATGTCGCGGTTGCGAACGCCTTCTACGCGACAGAAGGCCGCCTAGTTCGTTTTGCAACCGGGACCAGTTACGCAGCCGCGAGAGTCTCTCATCTTTGCGGTCGCATCGCAGAACAGCTTCCCAATGCCTCAGTTGATCTAATTAGAGCGCTGATCGTTGGTAGTGCTATGTGGCCCCAACGACTGAACAGCGTGTCGGAGACCGCACGAGTTTTCGGTTATGGTGTTCCCAAGGAGGAACGTGCGCTCAGTCCCGGAGCAGAACGTTGCCTCATAATAATTGAGGATGAAATTCGCATCGGACACGCACAATTCTTCCGCATTCCCTTTCCGACGAATCTGTTTGAAGCAAATCCCGAAATTATGCTCCGCGTCTCTGTGAGCCTCAGTTATCGACCTCCGGTTCGCAAAACAAACGCCAAGTACCGCGGCACTATCCTGGAATGGAGTTTTTCGAAGCGAGACGAGACCTTACAACAATTTCGCCAACGATGCGCTACGAAACGCTCAGACGAGGACGACGAACCTGCTGAAGAACAACCTATAGGCGATTGGAACTGGACAATCGGCAAGCGGTTAAGAACACGCGGCACCGCCCAAAAAGACTGGTTTGAGGCAACAGCCGCAGATTTCGCGGAAGAACTATACCTGGCGGTGGTAGGGCGCCGAGGCTGGCTCTCGAAAGAAAAACAAGATGAAGGATTTCTACAGCGCTACGCAGTAGCTATTTCGATAGAAGTAATCGGAGCCGCAATCCCTATTCACGAAGAGATCGAGGCACGTGTTCGAGTTCAAATCCGCCCCTAG
- a CDS encoding carboxypeptidase regulatory-like domain-containing protein — MNKNLAIMVVLVVAFSVSAFAGTISGKVSGVAGESAVYVDAIAGKTFPVPAEHPVIDQKGLLFQPHITVVLVGTTVDFLNSDKVAHNVFWPSVMQGGKKLPGKNLGTWPQGEKRPFKFDQAGAAALLCNVHPEMSGYVVVSPTPYYAITDKSGNYKIENVPDGQYNVVAWHEGAKSQTKATAVAGDAKADFTLTK; from the coding sequence ATGAATAAGAATCTTGCCATCATGGTAGTTCTGGTCGTGGCCTTCTCGGTTAGTGCCTTTGCCGGCACAATCAGCGGGAAAGTTTCCGGAGTGGCGGGCGAATCCGCAGTTTACGTCGACGCAATCGCAGGCAAGACGTTCCCCGTACCGGCGGAGCATCCAGTGATCGATCAAAAAGGGTTGCTCTTCCAACCGCACATCACGGTCGTTCTGGTTGGGACCACAGTCGATTTCCTGAACAGCGACAAGGTTGCCCATAATGTTTTCTGGCCTTCCGTCATGCAGGGCGGAAAGAAGTTGCCAGGCAAGAATCTGGGAACATGGCCGCAGGGTGAAAAGCGTCCGTTCAAGTTCGACCAGGCAGGCGCAGCGGCGCTGTTGTGCAACGTCCACCCGGAGATGTCGGGATATGTGGTGGTAAGCCCCACTCCTTACTACGCGATCACTGACAAGAGCGGCAATTACAAAATCGAAAACGTTCCCGACGGCCAGTACAACGTCGTCGCATGGCATGAAGGCGCCAAGAGCCAGACGAAAGCCACTGCGGTCGCTGGCGACGCCAAAGCCGATTTCACCCTAACCAAGTAA
- a CDS encoding FAD-dependent oxidoreductase, protein MLKRFIDKRVDEDWLHTNFPCMMACPAHTNAGRYVGLIAEGQFEEAYKYARGPNPLASICGRVCAHPCETACRRGQIDKPISIRALKRFLTERYGPESKHHIDVNAERVSEKLPFKVAIIGGGPVGLSAAHDLALMGYSVTIFEAAPVAGGMLYLGIPEYRLPRDVIEAQVREILATGDITLKLNQTAGRDFQIADLRQQGFHAILIAIGAHRSRDLTIPGVDLDGVHRGVDFLLNVNLGYKFTIGRNVLVIGGGNVAMDVARSAAREVLRQHASGVEELAPSDDNVNAVATKEMVDISLSALRMGAQEVHVVCLEGRDEMPAALEEIEEAEMEGVILHAGFGPKRFIGKEGKVVALECLKTKSVFDENHRFSPAFYENSETEIECDTVIMAIGQTTKLDFLHPEDGVEVSPRGLIAVNPHSLMTSSAGVFAGGDCVFGPRLIIDSVGDGKRAAMGIDEFLRGAKHPEPVIEVTDLKRHTMPQEFMDLIRQPIPMLPLDRRTGMTEVEESYDEQSAMVEAQRCLHCWVNTIFEGNADDRSICILCGGCVDVCPENCLELVTLDRFEFSAETLEHLSVNSALYEAELPDIAVEELAQGVGSVMIKDETRCIRCGLCAARCPVQTISMESYNLLPAESTGLISIEAIDAPLRAQPAIPAGVRK, encoded by the coding sequence ATGCTGAAGCGCTTCATCGACAAGCGGGTGGACGAAGATTGGTTGCATACCAATTTTCCCTGCATGATGGCGTGTCCCGCACACACCAATGCGGGCCGCTATGTCGGGCTGATTGCCGAAGGTCAATTCGAAGAAGCTTACAAATACGCCCGCGGACCGAACCCGCTGGCCAGCATCTGCGGACGAGTCTGCGCTCACCCGTGCGAAACGGCGTGCCGTCGCGGCCAGATCGACAAGCCAATTTCTATTCGCGCATTGAAACGATTTCTGACCGAGCGCTACGGCCCGGAATCAAAACACCATATTGACGTCAATGCCGAGCGAGTCTCGGAGAAGCTTCCCTTCAAGGTCGCAATTATCGGAGGCGGCCCGGTCGGGCTCTCGGCCGCGCATGATCTTGCCCTCATGGGTTATTCGGTCACGATCTTCGAAGCTGCGCCAGTGGCCGGTGGCATGCTCTATCTCGGCATCCCCGAATATCGACTGCCGCGCGATGTAATCGAAGCACAGGTTCGCGAAATTCTCGCCACCGGTGACATCACTCTCAAGCTGAATCAAACTGCAGGACGCGATTTCCAGATCGCCGATCTGCGCCAGCAAGGATTCCACGCCATCCTGATTGCAATTGGTGCGCATCGCAGCCGCGATCTGACGATTCCTGGCGTGGATCTCGATGGCGTGCACCGCGGCGTGGATTTCCTGCTCAATGTGAATCTCGGCTACAAATTCACCATCGGCCGCAATGTGCTGGTCATCGGCGGCGGAAATGTCGCCATGGACGTCGCCCGCTCGGCGGCCCGCGAAGTTTTGCGTCAGCATGCCTCCGGCGTCGAGGAACTTGCGCCCTCCGATGACAACGTCAACGCCGTCGCAACCAAGGAAATGGTGGACATCTCCCTCTCCGCGTTGCGCATGGGCGCTCAGGAAGTGCACGTGGTCTGCCTGGAAGGCCGCGACGAAATGCCGGCTGCGCTCGAAGAAATTGAAGAAGCAGAGATGGAAGGCGTAATCCTCCACGCCGGATTTGGTCCCAAGCGGTTTATCGGCAAAGAGGGTAAGGTGGTCGCGCTCGAGTGTCTGAAAACGAAATCGGTATTCGATGAAAATCATCGATTCAGCCCGGCCTTTTACGAAAACAGCGAAACCGAAATCGAATGCGACACAGTCATCATGGCGATCGGCCAGACCACCAAACTCGATTTCCTGCATCCGGAAGACGGTGTCGAAGTTTCACCGCGGGGTCTGATCGCGGTGAATCCGCATTCGTTGATGACCTCCTCTGCCGGAGTATTCGCAGGCGGCGATTGCGTATTCGGCCCTCGCCTGATTATCGACAGTGTCGGTGACGGCAAGCGCGCCGCCATGGGTATCGACGAATTCCTGCGCGGCGCGAAACATCCTGAGCCCGTCATCGAAGTGACCGATCTGAAACGCCACACCATGCCGCAAGAATTCATGGACCTGATCCGGCAGCCGATCCCGATGTTGCCGCTCGACCGCCGGACGGGGATGACGGAAGTAGAAGAAAGTTACGACGAGCAATCGGCGATGGTCGAGGCGCAACGGTGCCTGCACTGCTGGGTCAACACGATTTTCGAGGGTAATGCCGACGATAGGTCGATTTGCATTCTCTGCGGCGGGTGTGTCGACGTCTGTCCGGAAAACTGCCTGGAACTCGTCACGCTCGATCGCTTCGAGTTCAGCGCAGAGACACTGGAACACCTGTCGGTTAACAGCGCGCTCTATGAAGCCGAACTGCCCGATATCGCGGTCGAGGAGCTCGCCCAAGGCGTTGGGTCGGTAATGATCAAAGATGAAACGCGTTGCATCCGGTGCGGCCTGTGCGCAGCGCGTTGTCCCGTGCAAACGATCAGCATGGAGTCCTATAACCTGCTCCCGGCTGAGTCGACAGGCCTGATTTCGATCGAAGCGATTGACGCGCCACTGCGCGCGCAACCCGCCATACCTGCGGGCGTTCGGAAGTAG